ATCGCGGGGGGCGCCGCGGTGTCACTCGCGGGCGTGCGCGCCGATGGAGACTGGCAGGTCGACTGCGAAGAGGTGCAAGCGTCGGGCAGCAACGACGCGCCAGTGCTGAGCGGCGAAGCGACTTTCGTGCAGGACGCGCGCAAGGCGGGGTCGTTTCTCGTCGCGGCGAAAGCCGAGGCCGGCGTGGGCTTGTACCGCGTGGCCGCCGACGCCCCGGGACTGACCATCACGCCCGATCGCATAGTGGACCTCACCCGCGACCAGGCGAGACTCAAGTTCAACGGTGTAGAACTCGACGCCGACTGCGTGGTGGCCCCGCCCGGGCAGGGCAGCGAGGCCTTGATGGCGGCACTGCCCGCGGTGCTGGTTATAGTGGCGGCCGATATGTGCGGCGCCGCTGAGTGGCAAATGCAGACCACCGCCGACTACGCGCGCACGCGCGTGCAGTTTGATCATCCGCTGGGGTTCTTCCAGGCGGTGAAACATCCCACCGTCAACATGATGCTCGACATAGATCGCGCACGCTCTCTGGTGTACGCAGCCGCCTGCGCGGTGGACTGCGAACCGGCCACGGCCGAACGACTCGCGCGCATGGCCAAGGCCGCCGCATCCGACATGGCGGGCTTCTGCTCGGGCCGCTCGGTGCAGTTGCACGGGGGTATAGGGTTTACCTGGGAGTGCGACCTGCACCTCTATTTTAAGCGCCAGTGCCACAACCAGGTGTTGTACGGTGACGCGGGGCGGCAGCGAGACAAGCTGGCCGCACTGCTGGACTGACCAGCCCGCCCCTGTGGGACTGGGCCCCACCCTGCCGGAGCTCGGTCGCACGTTCAGTGGGCGACACGGGCCTCGTTAAATTGGTATACTGTTTGGCATGACCCGCACTACCCAGCTTTCGAGCGCGCTGTTCGCCACCCTGGTCCTGCTGTCGGCGTCGGCCTGCCCGCCGCCGACCTCGGTTTTTGATCCGTCCGCTACGACCACGACCACGGAAACCGCAGCGACCACCAGCACGACCACTGGAGGCGGGTCGTCGATCACGACAACCACCACGACAACCACCACGACCAGCGTTTCCACCACTTCGTCGAGCAGCACGTCAAGTACCTCGAGTACCTCGAGCACCAGCACGACGCTTGCGACCCCCAGCTACAACGTGAGCCTGTCGATAGACAGCAACGTGGGCCTGGTGGGCGCAATGGCGCTCACGCTTAACTTTACCGGCCCGACCGGTTCCTTCGATGTAACCAGTGGCACGACGGCCGACTGCAGCGATGGCCCCGGCAACCTTATGCTCGCAAACCGCACCCTGCCGGGCACCGTCAAGCTGGGTTGGGTCGACGCCAGCGGTTTTACGACCCCGACGGCCCTGGCGTCCTGCAGGCTGAGTTCGACGTCGGCTGTCACCTCGGCGGATTTCAACACTACTGTCACCGAAGCCGTCGACGACCAGATCCCCTTAGCAAACCCCATAGTGCCTCTGCCGGTGGTAACGGTCACCGTCGCGCTGCTACCCTGACCCCGGTACTGCTCCAGGGCTGGTGCGCCAGGCAGGACTCGAACCTGCTACCCTCGGCTTAGAAGGCCGATGCTCTATCCGTATGAGCTACTGGCGCCCACCGCGCGGTAGAAAGGCCGGGTTCTAATCGGCCCGGCCGTTAAGTGGTCGGGGTGAGAGGATTTGAACCTCCGACCCCCTGCTCCCAAAGCAGGTGCGCTACCAGGCTGCGCCACACCCCGTGAATAAAGGATTGTTCAATACCCCCGGCCTGATTACAAGGCAGGGGCGTCGGTTTGGGCCACCTCGAGCAACGCCAGCAGCTCGGTGACCGCGACAGCACGGTGGCTGCGCTCGTTTTTCTGCTGCGGGGTCGCCTCCGCAAAAGTGCAGCCGAGATCCTCCCGAAAAAATACCACGTCGTAGCCAAAGCCGTTTGAACCGCGCGGGCTATCGGTGATCTTACCCCGACAACGGCCGGCGGCCGTCAACTCGCGACCGTCGGGCCAAGACAGCGCCAGCACACAGACAAAGGCCGCCGAGCGGTCGTCAACCCCTACCATGTCGGCCAGGAGGCGAGCGTTATTGGCATCGTCGTCGCATTCGG
Above is a genomic segment from Candidatus Binatota bacterium containing:
- a CDS encoding acyl-CoA dehydrogenase, whose product is MVRDSVARYLADNAGIESLRALVAGDPEKAYGSGENPAPWNEQTWQGLVELGVSSLAVPESNGGAGMKMVAVAAVAEEAGRVALPSPLVATLVATCVAREADSPGASALLGEIAGGAAVSLAGVRADGDWQVDCEEVQASGSNDAPVLSGEATFVQDARKAGSFLVAAKAEAGVGLYRVAADAPGLTITPDRIVDLTRDQARLKFNGVELDADCVVAPPGQGSEALMAALPAVLVIVAADMCGAAEWQMQTTADYARTRVQFDHPLGFFQAVKHPTVNMMLDIDRARSLVYAAACAVDCEPATAERLARMAKAAASDMAGFCSGRSVQLHGGIGFTWECDLHLYFKRQCHNQVLYGDAGRQRDKLAALLD
- the rdgB gene encoding RdgB/HAM1 family non-canonical purine NTP pyrophosphatase, which encodes MADRLRVVLATGNKGKLADFEALLEGSGLELVLPEALGLEVDVEETGTTFLDNALLKSRALCEASGLPALADDSGLAVDALEGAPGVYSARYAGPECDDDANNARLLADMVGVDDRSAAFVCVLALSWPDGRELTAAGRCRGKITDSPRGSNGFGYDVVFFREDLGCTFAEATPQQKNERSHRAVAVTELLALLEVAQTDAPAL